CAGAAAACGGGGCTGTCTCCAGGGAGTTTATGGCTCCCGAATGAACTGAGTGACAATGGGTAGAAAAATGGAATGGCTACTCACACtcggaaatgaaaaataacaagTTGAAAGGCGAAGTGAATTGGAGAAAAGTGGATTGGCAGGCGGCACAAAAGTGTGCCGGCAAACAACGACGACGTTGGGTTTTGCGAAATGACGAAAGAAGACACTTTTGATGGGTGAATCAGGTTACAGACGCTTAAGAGGTTTTCTGGTTACGAAACGGCTTCAGGAGAAGTAGACGAAATTCGGTTAAAAAACAGAGATctccttttgaaaattatttggtcCTGAAAAAACGCAAATTTAATTATGAAAGGTTCGTAGGTCTCTTAACAACTTTTCTATTTGCATCATAGTTGGAATGAAAAAGATAATTATGTTTTTGCGAAGTGTCGGTCGCCGGTTGCCGAAATATTTCAACTTCGGAAACTGTCGATTTCAATAtcaagtattttttgtttcgaaaaacgCATTGAGAGCTTGGAAGATTTGAGCGTGTAAGtgaaaaaatgactaaatttgtcatttgaaaacgattttttctggcaatttgccgaaaatgaaaattttccggcaaatcggcaaaccgccattttgccggaaaaacgacaaatgccgaaaattttgggaaGTTGTGGTTTTGTAAATTGTTTcttggaatttcagaatttcaattttaattagcaaaattgtatgaatgttcctacatctgtTCTGCGATATAatcaaattctatgaaaatatttaaggAAAACGggagaaaatttcataaaggcacagttttaagggTTTTTCGTCATATAGACAAatccttttaaaaacttcgTGCAAATTTATGTCCGGCAACGAataggcaatttgccgaaaattataatatccggcaaatcggcaaaccccaaattgccggattcgaaaattttgggcaAACCCGCaatttgactttaaaaaaatttgctggaCTGCAATTGCCAAGGTAGGCGTTTTGGCGCCTTTGTGGGAGCCCGAATTTAGAAAGGCATCACAGAAAGTACTCCCAAAgtctaaaaacttgaaaatcactCATTTTCAAgtctcaaaataattttatttttcataaattatcGGCCCTTTCCTGTCCCTTTGATTATGCCACAAATGGTCAGTGGTGATAAATGATTAAGtactaattcaaaaatgtgacaATTCATTGACTAAACTGATCTTTACATTTTCTTCGTGTGTCCCAAAATAACGAAACTCCGTCAACCCGTCGTCCCATGAGATTTGGGGCTTGGAACTGACTTCAACATTGTGGCCCTCCAATTGTCAACACTTCTTCTCCATTTCTCGAGTAAATGACCAGAAATAggatggcaaaaaaaataaattggatgAAGTAGGAAATGAGGGAGCAAAAAGTCAAAGTTAAGAGAGAGACTTTGTGTGAGTGTACGGCTCCGCGCACAAAAATAGCAACAATTCGTTGAGGAGCAAATCTTTCCGACATCTTCCGCCGGCGAGGCTTCTCTTTCTCTCACGCTGGCCTTAAACCTCTCGCTCAATTAGTTCAACAATCTGATTGAAACCGAGCCAATGCCTTGGATCTCCCGAGCTAAGAAAACCAGTGAGTGAGATGGGGGGATGTGTGaaacaaatcaaatcaaagaaaagtctacgtttttttttcgttttcatcaAACACACACACCCTTCTCTAGTGGTTGTTTTGGTGGAAAGCATCATTTGGAAGCTTGAGAGCTTGCTGAAACCCATGCCACTTCCATCCGAACCAATATTTACCCTTTCTTACTATCAGGAAAAATGGTAGATTCGAAGAATTGAGATGAGAAAGTGGAAGACGGCGTGATGAATACAAATAGATGAATGGTGGAATGGATGGGACAGaggagaaaataaatatagaaACGAAAAGAGGGCCATCCTTTTTTTGATGAGCGGAGCGAGGAGCTCCGGAGCACACGAAGAGCAGCGGTCAAGAATGAGAATaacaacacacacacattgcagctgctgctgctgctgcacACACTCACACGGGACGGACACGATGGTTTcctttttcagagaaaaatgacccaaaaatttatatcttATAGaatatatcaaattttaaatggagaaaaaaaatgataattctGTAGGATCTTCTTCATTAGGCAGCACTGggaaaaaatctccaatttcgcGTCGTATTTATTCATTTCCATTCGTTTTGTAACTTTGCAAAATATTCGGCCTGCGTTGGCACCACGTTGAGCTCTTTGCCAAAAACGTTCTGGATCATACTTTCACGAGATTGTTGAATTCGGGCAATCGGCCGAATACGGTGGCAGACATTTGGGagttctgaaacaaaaaaaaattgaaaaagcccTTTTGTCACAGTGGttattttgcttcaaaattcattttattagaatttcaaattcattttattagaattttaagtcggagcaaatcgctgattggtatTGCAGTTCTCATTTagttttttgcttattttagAGACAATTGAAACAGGGAGGttagccaaaattgaaaaatcgagttttttttaagtttgaggTGGtttatttctttgtttttttttaaacatatttctggatttcagaatatttttggtattttcaaaGCGAAATTTCATCCACGCACTTTGCGTTAAAATTTAGCTCTAATTGTTCTTTTAGTTGATAATTACGAGGTGCTTGAAACTTTTTACttgaaactttcattttttgttttgtgattttttaaaaaggattTTGGGTAATTCCGGGTATTCAAAAGCAACGAAAATTCCCAATGACaaggtttattttttgatagacAAAGTTCTTTGAACTACTGGTACAAAAAGAGGTTTGTTTTTGCATTGGAataaattccgaattttctgaatttgccCTCCAAACTTTCCCGTTATAGGTAACCACTCACTTTTGCTATATGCTTTTCTAAACAACATATACAGTGGAATACTGTACTCAAAAACCATCGCAAGATGATTGAGCAAGATATATGGAATGTAGTTTGTCATAGAGTAGCACATTGCATTACTTTGTTCTTCTATTTTTGTTGTAACTTTACTGCTCAATGCATCAACTAATGTCACTAGACTATCCAATATTATCACTGGAAGCAATGCTTTTCGTAcacttctgaaatttaatttaaattctttttttttatatttgctAATTTAATATTGTAGTGCTTACATCATATTCTCTATAATTTGATATCGCATAGACAGCGAAACTTTTCCCATAAATGATATATCTTTTTGATAGAGAATTGTCCattttcgattcaaaaaatataaagctATGCAGCCCTGAAATTGAGAACTGTGATCAGTGTTTGACATCACATTTGGGAAGAAAATAAGGTCTGCAATTTCCATACCCCGATAATTATGATCGTGACAACTGCTGACACAATACAACCTCTGCACCTAAAGGAAGCAAAGTAGATATATCCAGTTACAGATAGGCagactgaaattaaaaagagcCACCAAGTACGGACAGTTTCATAAGAGACCGCCCATAATGTTGCAATTGTTCTTTCTGAAaagaagtttcaatttttcaaaattctgagagcttgtgaaaacatttaattttgctTCTGGGCTATTGAAAGTGTCAGTAACGTTCAAATTTGCCTGggtttttagggttttttttttcaaattttcgaacaaaaagtcgatttcccgctaaaagttttttctgctgaaatcgtctgtttttttttgtttttctatgtTATTCAGgtaggaaaatatttgaaaatacgaaatatttgacaaaaaataatacagagaaaaatcaagaaaacagttttagcaggaaaacgcaaaaatatgCCAAAACCAGACCgatcctaattttttttaaattgaaaaattcattttaaaaaattatttttttcatttcaccatttaaaaaaatccacaaaataaatatattaaacttttaaaaaatctttaagcTTTTAAgctttgagcttttttttaaataaaaataattaagatCACTGTAAACGATCAAAAAAACTTGTGATCTTTCTTTTCTACAAtataatttacaaaatataacatctctgatttttctacaatttctaagaatatctgaaaattttggctttTAATAATTGTGGAGGTAGTCAATAAGTCACATATTTCGCATTTTTGCGTGCTGATTTGATTTAGAgctcacaattttttatatttcagattaaaaattaccaattaaACAGCAAAACACCAACGCCGTAGTGGCAGCATATGCCAGATCATAGATAAGATAAACCACGCTCAAAGTGTCCGAAGAGCCACCAAACAGGAACAAAAACTGACAAACTGCTTCAGCAACTCCGCAAATGATGTAACAGAGCAGAACACACCCGAATaaaagactgaaaaaatattctcacGGTACATTAAAATCAGAAATAATTCTGGCAAACCCAAAAAAAGGATGACTTCctcttcgaattttgaaatgaactgTTAGAAGGAGGAAAAATAATGATGATTCAACAAGAATCAATAATGCATAATATAAGCCAATTGATATCTGAGCGATTTTATCCACATTTACAGCctgaaatttatataaatgaaagttttgtctaaatttagaaattcataTTGACGACGTCACAATTACCACTATGAAATGATTTCGAAGCATGACACTGGTGCAGTTAAGTGAGCTTGAAGCCATCACCGACGTTGCATGGACTGAATACATTTCTTCTGaaagttagaaaatattttgttaaattagAAATAGAAAAAGCTGAGCGAGAGTGAATTTCTAGAACTTTAGCTTTCGGTTTGTCTAGTTGGCGAATAATATGTGAGCACATAATAACAGGTTAGATGAGCAGAAAAAAAGCTTGGCCTGATGTTAGAAacccttttttcaattctcattGGAATAGGGAGCAATTGggttcgaacaaaaaaaaagttttcgtggGAATTTCTGCGTTGAAATGGAGTTTGATTCCAAGGTTTTTATCGTCAAATTATTCTTTGTTCCACCAATCGGCAAATGTTTTATGTGTTTTATCATTAaccttttttgcatatttgagttattttttgttggcaaACTAACTACTACAAATTTTTAGTCTATAGACACCCAACGTCTGGGGAGTTTTTTGAGATCATCTATGTAGTAGCCTAGGttgaaaatgtaaataaaCCAACGCAAACACCCAACGAACAAGTTTTACAAAGTAAAACACTTTTGTTGTAATATATTGTTGTAAGATATTGTTTGTTTGTTGTAAGacaaagcattttttttttctaatttcaaataatgatattcaaaaaatattactggCATAAAGTCGTTTTTACGCTTTCAGATAAACTATTGAATACGTAATAGAAAATACCCCAAAGTTTCTGGGAAGCCGTTCTCTCCAGTAGGCTATTAGAACTTGTATAACTCGTAATATATACTTTTAATTAATACAAAGGTTTcagtttcttgaaaatatctaaaactTGCTAGTTCAGTAAATAATATACTTCAACATACCATTTGTTTCATTGTGAGTAGACATTATTTCTAATACATATATCCAAATAAAGTATAAATATAAAGGGAAAGAAACTGGGAATtcacataaaatttttgtttggaagAATTTACATAAATCACACGAAAGagtaacaagaaaaaacgaagtTTAGTCTAATTCAATCTACGACATATTTCGTCTACAACCTTCAACGTTTTATTAGCTCACGATCAGAAAGCAAATTGATTTTcgtgaaagaaaaaattacagaaaaatgtttttgcacTAAAGATATTCTAGTTCATTGCCGGAAGTTTATCCAAATTCTCATAAAGCTCTTTTCGATGAGGCATAAAGTGTCGTCGAAGCATATGCCCAACTATATGAGCAATTGATGAGAGGGCCAGTACAACCCCGCAGAAAACAGTGGAACGATGTTGAAGGGACTCGGAAAGTGTCCGTTTGCGAGATCGTTCGCAGatgtaaactgaaaaatatttatttttgttaacttGTGAAAGGTAATATGATAATTGACTTTTaccagaagtttttttttaatttcagataaagcagctgaaattttacaattttcagtattttttccagtaatttttttcaaacttaaataaatttcgaaatttttaaaactctctCATGGCATAATTTGTCATTTTAGTACTCCGTCAGCCATTTTTTTAACACatgattccaaaaaaaagaaatgtttgCAAATAGACATCATAATGTTTGCCTACTCCTAGACTTTTAGATGCCcttaaaatcattaaaacatGCCTGCATAAATCCACTTCCAGAGTAATGGAagtattcaaataaattcacTGGCAAAATATTAGATCGACTTTTTCTAGTTCAGTTTTAAatccactgaaaaatgaactcCATCCCTCTTTCCTTCCCCGAGCCtctcgaaacatttttttctttcttctttttcctaaTAAACCTACAATTGCTTTTTGGTCCATACGGCTGAACATCAATCTCTGGAGAGAACATCACCAATatcggaaaactgaaaattctcagtttttattaaaatcataGCTTTAAAACTTACTCAAAGTTTACGCTGTGCAATGTCACATTAATTCTATCTTCACAAACATATTTTTGCGTCAGTGGAGCCGAGAAGATAACTGATGAGTTATCAGATTCAAATACTGCAGAACTACCTGAAAGAGACTTGCTCATGAAGTCTTatgaaaaatgcttttttttatattaatgtACCAGCGAATTTTTCCTCGTAGATCACTTTGTTCAATTGCCATCTCAATTCATCAAGGCGCTTTGCACGCATTTCTTCCTGTaagtaaaaacaattttaaatcgATGAAAGTATGATAGTTAACTAACAGttctaaaaacaaattttagagttttcatTCTTCCGTCGGTCTCTTCTATGGTAGATGATATGACAGCTTTGCTCTTTCGAGTAACAGCACAATTTCCTTTGATGAGTCCAGATGGCAaatgaaactgaatttttaagtaaCATTTAGTTAGAAATTTTGTGTATATGGAACTGAAATCGACTTAATAACTTACGTCAATTGGAACACTATTGTTGTTTTGTTGATTTAGTATTTTGACTTGAAATGTCACACTGATACAGGTGTCCCCCTgtaattaacaatttttataattgaaacatttttggtataataaacaaacattttcctttttcaatccaattgtttgattttcatgAACAAAACTTGATTCTATACCGGTGCTTGTAATTGCAGTGGAAGTTGTGAGAGCATCAGTGAAACTGCTAATCAGTAGAAAGTAAAACAAATTCATTAAAATCTTGTTTTTGCGAAGAAACGAAGGATGTTGAGGAGACACttttgaagatgaagaaaagcgacgaagaagaagaagaagaacaaataATTCCGTGTGGAGCACGGATTGGAGGACCAGGACCCCCAAAATGAGCACACACTTTTAAGCTCTTTTGATGTATTCCATTCTACGACCcatctttctttctttctatttttcatcgtttttgtCATTTGCCGCATGTACAACTATCACATTTAGTTGGAATGATTTTAAGTTTGGGgaatattttagattttaactAAATGGAGTTTCAGAACCAAATAGAGAAAATGAATTTCGAatgtatatatatttttggtttttatcaAGTAAATTTGTCCACTTTGTGGAATAATACAGAATAATATTCGtgaaactgcaattttcaa
This is a stretch of genomic DNA from Caenorhabditis elegans chromosome V. It encodes these proteins:
- the C04F5.2 gene encoding G protein-coupled receptor (Confirmed by transcript evidence); this translates as MYSVHATSVMASSSLNCTSVMLRNHFIVAVNVDKIAQISIGLYYALLILVESSLFFLLLTVHFKIRRGSHPFFGLLFGCVLLCYIICGVAEAVCQFLFLFGGSSDTLSVVYLIYDLAYAATTALVFCCLIELPNVCHRIRPIARIQQSRESMIQNVFGKELNVVPTQAEYFAKLQNEWK
- the unc-46 gene encoding Lysosome-associated membrane glycoprotein 5 (Confirmed by transcript evidence) is translated as MNLFYFLLISSFTDALTTSTAITSTGIESSFVHENQTIGLKKENGDTCISVTFQVKILNQQNNNSVPIDFHLPSGLIKGNCAVTRKSKAVISSTIEETDGRMKTLKFVFRTEEMRAKRLDELRWQLNKVIYEEKFAGSSAVFESDNSSVIFSAPLTQKYVCEDRINVTLHSVNFDFPILVMFSPEIDVQPYGPKSNFYICERSRKRTLSESLQHRSTVFCGVVLALSSIAHIVGHMLRRHFMPHRKELYENLDKLPAMN
- the C04F5.2 gene encoding Serpentine Receptor, class E (Epsilon) (Confirmed by transcript evidence) — its product is MYSVHATSVMASSSLNCTSVMLRNHFIVAVNVDKIAQISIGLYYALLILVESSLFFLLLTVHFKIRRGSHPFFGLLFGCVLLCYIICGVAEAVCQFLFLFGGSSDTLSVVYLIYDLAYAATTALVFCCLIERTIATLWAVSYETVRTWWLFLISVCLSVTGYIYFASFRCRGCIVSAVVTIIIIGGCIALYFLNRKWTILYQKDISFMGKVSLSMRYQIIENMISVRKALLPVIILDSLVTLVDALSSKVTTKIEEQSNAMCYSMTNYIPYILLNHLAMVFEYSIPLYMLFRKAYSKKLPNVCHRIRPIARIQQSRESMIQNVFGKELNVVPTQAEYFAKLQNEWK